In one Cronobacter dublinensis subsp. dublinensis LMG 23823 genomic region, the following are encoded:
- the hslR gene encoding ribosome-associated heat shock protein Hsp15, with the protein MKEKSTEGVRLDKWLWAARFYKTRTLAREMIEGGKVHYNGQRTRPSKIIEPNAVLTLRQGNDERTLVVKGITDQRRPANEAVLLYEETAESIEKREKVALARKLNALSMPHPDRRPDKKERRDLIKFKFGDSE; encoded by the coding sequence ATGAAAGAGAAATCCACCGAAGGGGTTCGCCTGGACAAATGGCTCTGGGCGGCGCGCTTCTACAAAACCCGCACGCTGGCCCGCGAGATGATCGAAGGCGGCAAGGTGCACTACAACGGGCAACGGACGAGACCGAGTAAAATTATCGAACCGAACGCGGTATTAACGCTGCGTCAGGGAAACGATGAACGCACGCTGGTGGTGAAAGGAATAACCGACCAGCGTCGCCCGGCAAACGAGGCGGTACTGCTGTACGAAGAGACGGCAGAAAGTATCGAAAAGCGTGAAAAAGTCGCGCTGGCGCGTAAACTCAACGCCCTTTCCATGCCGCATCCGGATCGTCGCCCGGATAAAAAAGAGCGCCGCGATCTGATCAAATTTAAATTTGGCGACAGCGAATAA
- the hslO gene encoding Hsp33 family molecular chaperone HslO, producing MAQHDQLHRYLFENYAVRGELVTVSETWKQILENHDYPLPVKTLLGELLVATSLLTATLKFAGDITVQLQGDGPMTLAVINGNNQQQMRGVARVQGDVPADADLKTLVGNGYLVITITPEEGERYQGVVGLEGDTLAACLEDYFMRSEQLPTRLFIRTGEAQGQPAAGGMLLQVLPAQDAQTDDFNHLATLTETIKADELFTLPANDVLWRLYHEEEVTVYDPQAVEFKCTCSRERCADALRTLPDEEVTQILEEDGEVDMHCDYCGTHYVFDAMDIAGIRKNASPADPQVH from the coding sequence ATGGCTCAACACGACCAATTACACCGCTATCTGTTTGAAAATTACGCCGTGCGCGGCGAACTGGTGACGGTTTCAGAAACCTGGAAACAGATCCTTGAAAACCACGACTATCCGCTGCCGGTCAAAACGCTGCTGGGCGAACTGCTGGTCGCCACCAGCCTGCTGACTGCCACGCTGAAATTCGCGGGCGACATTACCGTGCAGCTGCAGGGCGACGGCCCGATGACGCTCGCGGTCATCAACGGCAACAACCAGCAGCAGATGCGCGGCGTCGCGCGCGTGCAGGGCGATGTTCCGGCGGACGCAGACCTGAAAACGCTGGTCGGCAACGGCTATCTGGTTATCACGATTACGCCGGAAGAAGGCGAACGCTATCAGGGCGTGGTGGGGCTCGAAGGCGACACGCTGGCTGCGTGTCTCGAAGATTACTTCATGCGTTCCGAACAGCTGCCGACCCGCCTGTTTATCCGCACCGGCGAAGCGCAGGGCCAGCCCGCCGCAGGCGGCATGCTGTTACAGGTATTGCCGGCGCAGGACGCCCAGACGGACGACTTCAACCATCTGGCGACGCTGACCGAAACCATCAAGGCGGACGAGCTGTTTACGCTGCCTGCGAACGATGTGTTATGGCGTCTCTACCACGAAGAAGAAGTGACCGTGTACGATCCGCAGGCGGTGGAGTTCAAATGCACCTGCTCACGCGAACGTTGCGCAGACGCGCTGCGCACGCTGCCGGATGAAGAAGTAACACAGATTCTGGAAGAAGACGGCGAAGTGGACATGCACTGCGACTATTGCGGCACCCACTACGTGTTCGACGCGATGGATATCGCCGGGATCCGCAAAAACGCCTCTCCGGCCGATCCGCAGGTGCATTAA
- the yrfG gene encoding GMP/IMP nucleotidase, which translates to MPIDIAWQEVDTVLLDMDGTLLDLAFDTFFWQKLVPETLSQQRGIPLDDAHNQIRAEYHAVQHTLNWYCLDYWSERLGLDICAMTTEQGPRALIREDTVPFLDALKACGKRRILLTNAHPHNLAVKLEHTGLAQHLDLLLSTHTFGYPKEDQRLWQAVARHTGLDASRTLFIDDSEPILDAAARFGIRYCLGVTNPDSGVADKRYQRHPALGDYRRLIPSLQTEES; encoded by the coding sequence ATGCCTATTGATATCGCCTGGCAGGAGGTTGATACCGTTCTGCTGGATATGGACGGTACGCTGCTCGATCTGGCGTTCGATACCTTTTTCTGGCAGAAGCTGGTCCCCGAAACCTTAAGCCAGCAGCGCGGCATCCCGCTGGATGACGCCCACAACCAGATCCGCGCCGAATATCACGCCGTGCAGCATACGCTAAACTGGTACTGTCTGGATTACTGGAGCGAGCGCCTGGGGCTGGATATTTGCGCCATGACGACGGAACAGGGGCCGCGCGCGCTGATACGCGAAGATACCGTGCCGTTTCTCGACGCGCTGAAGGCCTGCGGCAAGCGGCGCATTCTGCTGACCAACGCGCATCCGCATAATCTGGCGGTCAAGCTTGAGCATACCGGGCTTGCTCAGCACCTTGATTTATTACTTTCCACCCACACATTTGGTTATCCAAAAGAGGATCAGCGGTTATGGCAGGCCGTTGCCCGGCACACCGGTCTTGATGCGTCACGCACGCTGTTTATCGACGACAGCGAGCCGATTCTCGACGCCGCCGCGCGGTTTGGTATTCGCTACTGTCTGGGCGTCACCAATCCTGATTCAGGCGTGGCTGATAAGCGCTATCAGCGCCATCCGGCGCTTGGCGATTACCGTCGTCTGATCCCCTCGCTGCAAACCGAGGAGTCGTGA